One Methylobacterium sp. AMS5 genomic region harbors:
- a CDS encoding GNAT family N-acetyltransferase — MGDLSCYSAVERLCDGRALEIRALRPDDRERMLAAIDHTSAQSLYRRFFAAKRHFTDKKIAFFLNVDFREQVALVATADEDGEQTIVGGARYVATRPGQAEVAFTVVDEYQRRGIGAALVRHLVDIARAVGLTELTAEVLPENAPMLKLFERTGLPLSSRRDADAVHLVLRLT, encoded by the coding sequence ATGGGAGACCTGTCATGCTACTCGGCCGTCGAGCGTCTTTGCGATGGGCGCGCCTTGGAGATCCGCGCGCTTCGGCCGGATGACCGGGAGCGGATGCTGGCAGCCATCGACCACACAAGCGCCCAATCGCTCTATCGCCGCTTCTTCGCTGCGAAGCGCCACTTCACCGACAAGAAGATTGCGTTCTTCCTCAACGTCGATTTCAGGGAGCAGGTGGCCTTGGTCGCGACCGCGGACGAGGATGGCGAACAGACGATCGTCGGCGGCGCCCGCTATGTCGCGACGCGGCCAGGTCAGGCCGAAGTGGCGTTCACCGTGGTCGACGAATATCAGCGGCGCGGCATCGGTGCCGCGCTGGTGCGGCACCTCGTGGACATCGCCCGGGCTGTAGGGCTCACGGAACTGACCGCGGAGGTTTTGCCCGAAAACGCTCCGATGCTGAAGCTGTTCGAACGAACCGGGCTACCGCTGAGCAGCCGACGCGATGCGGACGCGGTCCACTTGGTGCTTCGGCTAACCTGA
- a CDS encoding phosphate acetyltransferase, translated as MSIATIEQAAVETRGHEKYDRLIVAAQALPRLQVAVVHPCDAATLGAAREASALGIVEPILVGPLGKIAAAAAALDADIGGFRLVDAAHSHEAAQKAVALVRAGEAESLMKGSLHTDELMAAVVRRDGGLRTARRVSHCFVMDVPGHATPLIITDAAVNIAPSLEEKRDITQNAIDLAQALGVESVRVAILSATESVNAKMPSTLDAAALCKMADRGQITGGILDGPLALDNAIDLEAARIKKIHSPVAGQANVLVVPDLEAGNMLAKSLTFLARADAAGIVLGARVPIILTSRADSRLTRLASCAVASLFAAAQRAHRSLPEV; from the coding sequence GTGTCGATTGCGACCATCGAACAGGCAGCGGTCGAAACCCGCGGACACGAGAAATATGACCGTCTGATCGTGGCTGCCCAGGCGCTGCCGAGGCTTCAGGTTGCCGTCGTACATCCCTGCGACGCGGCCACACTGGGGGCGGCACGCGAAGCCTCCGCGCTCGGAATCGTCGAACCGATTCTGGTGGGTCCACTGGGAAAGATCGCCGCCGCCGCAGCCGCACTCGATGCGGATATCGGCGGCTTCCGGCTGGTCGACGCCGCTCACAGCCACGAGGCCGCTCAGAAGGCCGTGGCTCTCGTGCGCGCCGGCGAGGCCGAGTCCCTCATGAAGGGGAGCCTCCACACCGACGAGTTGATGGCCGCGGTGGTGCGCCGGGACGGCGGCCTACGGACGGCCCGCCGCGTCAGCCACTGCTTCGTCATGGACGTGCCGGGCCATGCGACGCCCCTGATCATTACGGACGCCGCGGTCAACATCGCGCCCTCTCTGGAGGAAAAGCGCGACATCACGCAGAACGCCATCGACCTCGCACAAGCCCTTGGCGTCGAGTCGGTGCGGGTCGCCATCCTGTCGGCCACGGAGAGCGTCAACGCGAAGATGCCCTCGACCCTCGATGCCGCGGCCCTCTGCAAGATGGCCGACCGGGGTCAGATCACCGGCGGCATCCTCGACGGCCCTCTTGCCCTCGATAATGCCATCGACCTCGAAGCGGCTCGGATCAAGAAGATCCACTCACCGGTGGCCGGCCAAGCCAACGTTCTCGTGGTCCCCGATTTGGAAGCCGGCAACATGCTGGCCAAGAGCTTGACCTTCCTGGCCCGTGCGGACGCGGCCGGGATCGTGCTCGGGGCCAGGGTCCCGATCATCCTGACGAGCCGGGCCGACTCTCGGCTCACGCGTCTCGCCTCCTGTGCGGTCGCCTCACTGTTCGCCGCCGCCCAGCGCGCCCACCGGTCCCTGCCGGAGGTCTAG
- the ppk2 gene encoding polyphosphate kinase 2, whose protein sequence is MHDIEQVIPTTKPDAGRPQAGTAKKLKKRDYERELHTLQVKLCHLQDWVKRTGARIIIVFEGRDAAGKGGTIKAITERVSPRVFRVVALPAPTDRQKSQMFIQRYIEHFPAAGEIVIFDRSWYNRAGVERVMGFCNDAEYRRFLDLCPRIERFIVDGGTQLIKFWLEVGKQEQKRRFLARIEDPLRQWKLSSMDLESYERWYAFSKARDAMLAATDTDDAPWHIVRSDDKRRARLNCITHLLRLIPSREQKHDAVMLPKRSKEDAYDDTLRNRRFVTERY, encoded by the coding sequence ATGCACGATATCGAGCAGGTCATACCGACCACGAAGCCCGATGCGGGTCGGCCCCAGGCCGGGACCGCCAAGAAGCTCAAGAAAAGGGACTACGAGAGGGAATTGCACACCCTACAGGTCAAGCTGTGCCATCTGCAGGATTGGGTCAAGCGAACCGGCGCCCGCATCATCATCGTGTTCGAGGGCCGCGATGCGGCCGGCAAAGGCGGGACGATCAAGGCCATCACCGAGCGGGTCAGCCCGCGCGTGTTCCGCGTCGTTGCGCTGCCGGCACCAACGGACCGGCAGAAGTCACAGATGTTCATCCAGCGCTACATCGAGCATTTCCCGGCGGCCGGCGAGATCGTGATCTTCGACCGTAGCTGGTACAACCGGGCGGGCGTCGAGCGCGTCATGGGCTTCTGCAACGACGCGGAGTATCGCCGGTTCCTCGACCTCTGCCCGCGGATCGAGCGCTTCATCGTCGATGGTGGGACCCAGCTCATCAAGTTCTGGCTGGAGGTTGGAAAGCAGGAGCAGAAGCGGCGCTTCCTGGCACGGATCGAGGATCCCCTCCGGCAGTGGAAGCTGAGCTCGATGGACCTCGAATCCTACGAGCGCTGGTACGCGTTCTCGAAGGCGCGCGATGCGATGCTGGCAGCCACCGACACGGACGACGCTCCCTGGCACATCGTCCGCTCCGACGACAAGCGGCGGGCGCGCCTCAACTGCATCACTCACCTCCTCCGCCTGATCCCCTCCAGGGAACAGAAGCACGATGCGGTGATGCTGCCGAAGCGCAGCAAAGAGGATGCGTACGACGATACCCTCAGGAATAGGCGCTTCGTCACCGAAAGGTACTGA